The following proteins come from a genomic window of Alphaproteobacteria bacterium:
- a CDS encoding Txe/YoeB family addiction module toxin: MAWKIVFTSQAQKDSYKIQQASFQKKVTFLLDMLALDPFSNPPTYEKLKGKLEGFYSRRINIQHRLIYKIYTEDKIVQIIRMWTHYE, from the coding sequence TTGGCCTGGAAAATAGTTTTCACCTCTCAAGCTCAAAAAGATAGTTATAAAATTCAACAAGCGAGCTTTCAGAAAAAGGTCACTTTTTTATTAGATATGTTAGCACTAGATCCTTTCTCAAATCCTCCCACTTATGAGAAATTAAAAGGGAAGTTAGAGGGTTTTTATTCAAGAAGGATTAACATCCAACATCGGCTTATTTACAAGATTTACACTGAGGATAAAATTGTTCAAATAATTCGCATGTGGACGCATTATGAATAG
- a CDS encoding MGMT family protein, protein MVWKALEEIPYGETCTYEDIAKTIGNPQGTRAVASAIGRNNISVLIPCHRVIGKNGALRGYRWGISIKEQLLEWEQQQATMQNDKRKVS, encoded by the coding sequence TGGAAAGCACTAGAAGAAATTCCCTATGGAGAAACTTGCACATACGAAGACATTGCAAAAACAATAGGGAACCCGCAAGGAACACGAGCAGTGGCCTCTGCCATTGGCAGAAATAACATCTCAGTCCTTATTCCGTGTCATCGCGTCATAGGAAAAAATGGAGCCCTCCGAGGCTATCGTTGGGGAATCTCCATCAAAGAACAGCTCTTAGAGTGGGAACAACAACAAGCGACCATGCAAAATGACAAAAGAAAAGTCTCTTGA
- a CDS encoding COQ9 family protein, producing the protein MTKEKSLEKIRSETVLKALDHVSSEGWTTSALQKALQSLGHDPALFRAFFPRGVEQAIEIFSNHIDEKMKQRLESSDFDSLKIRERISLAVKTRLEILDPYRSVALKTQSYFVPLTHKKLALKTVYRTVDTIWRLAGDTSTDFNFYTKRGLLSWVYTSSLLFWLNDTSEGYEDTHEFIDRRINEVLKIPRIKQKLKEFSFFGFRKQKS; encoded by the coding sequence ATGACAAAAGAAAAGTCTCTTGAGAAAATCAGATCTGAAACTGTTTTAAAGGCATTGGACCATGTGTCTTCTGAAGGCTGGACAACCTCAGCCCTTCAAAAGGCCCTCCAAAGTTTGGGCCATGATCCAGCCTTGTTTAGGGCTTTCTTTCCAAGAGGTGTTGAGCAAGCCATTGAGATTTTTTCCAATCATATTGATGAAAAAATGAAACAACGCCTGGAAAGCTCTGACTTTGACAGCCTAAAAATCAGGGAGCGCATTAGCCTTGCCGTCAAAACACGCCTGGAAATTTTAGATCCTTATCGGTCTGTTGCCTTAAAAACCCAAAGCTATTTTGTGCCTTTGACCCACAAAAAACTGGCTCTCAAGACCGTCTATCGTACCGTCGACACCATATGGCGACTAGCCGGAGATACCTCCACGGACTTTAATTTTTATACCAAACGAGGACTTCTCAGCTGGGTCTATACGTCGTCCTTACTATTTTGGTTAAACGACACTTCAGAGGGATATGAAGATACCCACGAATTTATTGACCGACGCATTAATGAAGTTCTCAAAATCCCCCGAATAAAACAGAAATTGAAGGAATTTTCCTTTTTTGGCTTCAGAAAGCAGAAAAGTTAA
- a CDS encoding type II toxin-antitoxin system Phd/YefM family antitoxin, translated as MKTFLTATEARSKLYRLIDEVQMNHEPTLIKGKRYNAVLISEEDWRAIQETIYLVSIPGMVESIIEGGEERPSECTEGIDFWPGK; from the coding sequence ATGAAGACGTTTTTAACTGCAACAGAAGCAAGATCGAAGCTTTATCGTCTTATAGATGAGGTTCAGATGAACCATGAGCCGACTTTGATAAAAGGTAAAAGGTATAATGCCGTTTTGATTTCCGAAGAAGACTGGAGAGCTATTCAGGAGACAATCTATTTGGTATCCATTCCCGGTATGGTGGAGTCCATTATCGAAGGGGGTGAAGAACGACCTTCAGAATGTACGGAGGGAATAGACTTTTGGCCTGGAAAATAG